Proteins encoded by one window of Culicoides brevitarsis isolate CSIRO-B50_1 chromosome 2, AGI_CSIRO_Cbre_v1, whole genome shotgun sequence:
- the LOC134831569 gene encoding cartilage oligomeric matrix protein yields the protein MKNIFVFFLIFLVNIQNGLFLSLDPVASTELEEFIKNDFTISLRHIRPRRKFRIALEALFMIDFPMARHKLSFYLDRQNKRITVDIQSNANIFSKHLDAPEIDEMSTIRSLAVLFQQNSLTLYVDCKEASKQEIDINLSKLYSNMEEPSVKMFRERKYPLHIDSTVANAMARANCQKLEKKKLMKKNLTDKLSKQKNKLYETEGNSGSAEKNKKRDIRDRYMINERYREERVEVKNNFNRRGDIPILSGDCDESLVKAIGDLKGVIVSLREDVGKQRQEINYLRSLIESCNACNAAPAPLIQTCASHNPCFPGVQCHDTQQGMRCGSCPRGYFGDGINCRPGMTCADRPCFSGVDCHDDPHHGARCGECPRGYEGDGRTCHQRNACNDEPCAPGSMCSPLDHPPYYKCSCPDGSTGNGTRCHDIDECDLYEPCDPRVRCSNLAPGFACDPCPPGYSGVHAGGCRLAVFDHTFQRQRCIDIDECRDGTANCPPNSHCVNTEGSYECQCPQGFVRNSTYGCFAVAGMCPDGTVCDENAVCRQSEGHRYYCKCKIGFAGDGLHCGPDKDLDGWPDYDLGCADLRCRKDNCVTLPNSGQEDSDHNGIGDACDPHYRAPIEIDEDDIDHDSILNHYDNCPRKANKNQMDSDGDGIGDVCDNCPNIANPSQTDTDNDLVGDACDSDIDRDFDGIQDSQDNCPKIANSDQLDTDNDGRGDACDNDMDNDGVLNHVDNCPLAYNPDQIMICADDWDLDSIPNYLDNCPNNSKIFSTDFRTYQTVVLDPEGESQIDPNWVIYNKGAEIVQTQNSDPGLAVGYDAFGGVDFEGTFFIDTNVDDDYVGFIFAYQNNRKFYTVMWKKNIQTYWQATPFRAAAEPGIQLKLVDSATGPGQMLRNSLWHTGDTKDQVKLLWKDPQNEGWKERTAYRWLLLHRPKIGLIRLRIFNGENMVSDSGNIYDSTLKGGRLGVFCFSQEMIIWSDLVYRCNDNVPETIYRELPPKLQREVQIDYRD from the exons atgaagaatattTTCGTATTCTTCCTAATTTTCCTCGTGAACATCCAAAATGggttatttttgtcattagaTCCAg TCGCATCTACCGAACTGGaagaattcatcaaaaatgatttcACGATATCGCTGCGTCACATTCGCCCGCGTCGCAAATTCCGCATTGCCTTGGAAGCACTTTTCATGATTGATTTTCCGATGGCGCGTCATAAGCTCTCTTTTTACTTGGATCGGCAAAATAAGAGAa TAACTGTTGATATCCAATCCAACGCGAACATCTTCTCGAAACACTTGGATGCACCCGAAATTGATGAGATGTCAACGATTCGCTCGTTGGCGGTTTTGTTCCAACAAAATTCCCTTACTCTGTATGTTGATTGCAAGGAAGCGTCAAAGCAGGAAATCGATATTAACTTGTCGAAGTTGTACTCGAACATGGAAGAGCCGAGTgtgaaaatg TTCAGAGAACGAAAATATCCGCTGCATATTGATTCGACAGTAGCCAATGCCATGGCACGCGCCAACTGCCAAAAATTGGAGAAGAAAAAGttgatgaagaaaaatttgacggACAAATTGTCAAAGCAAAAGAACAAATTGTATGAGACag AAGGCAATTCTGGCTCCGCTGAGAAAAACAAGAAGCGTGACATTCGCGATCGGTACATGATTAATGAACGTTACCGCGAAGAACGCGTCGaagtgaaaaacaattttaatcgtCGCGGAGACATACCGATTTTAAGCGGAGATTGTGACG aaagcTTGGTTAAAGCAATCGGTGACCTGAAAGGCGTTATCGTGTCGCTGCGCGAAGATGTGGGCAAGCAACGACAAGAAATCAATTATTTGCGTAGTTTGATCGAGAGTTGCAATGCATGTAACGCTGCTCCGGCGCCACTCATTCAAACGTGTGCATCGCATAATCCCTGTTTTCCGG GCGTTCAGTGTCACGACACGCAACAAGGCATGAGATGCGGCAGTTGTCCACGTGGTTATTTCGGAGATGGCATTAACTGTCGTCCGGGCATGACGTGTGCCGATCGCCCTTGCTTCAG cggCGTTGATTGTCATGATGATCCTCATCACGGTGCCAGATGCGGCGAATGTCCTCGag gatatGAAGGCGACGGCAGAACATGCCATCAACGTAATGCATGTAACGATGAGCCATGTGCACCAG GATCTATGTGTTCGCCATTGGACCATCCTCCATATTATAAATGTTCATGTCCTGATGGATCAACTGGAAATGGTACGAGATGTCATGATATTGAtgaa TGCGATTTATACGAACCTTGCGATCCCCGCGTTCGTTGCTCAAATTTAGCGCCCGGATTTGCCTGTGATCCTTGTCCCCCCGGATACAGCGGCGTTCATGCTGGCGGATGTCGTTTAGCTGTCTTCGATCATACCTTCCAACGTCAACGTTGCATCGACATCGACGAGTGTCGCGACGGAACAGCAAATTGTCCTCCAAACTCCCATTGCGTCAACACTGAAGGCTCTTACGAATGTCAATGCCCCCAAGGTTTCGTTCGTAACTCAACTTATGGATGTTTCGCCGTTGCTGGAATGTGTCCCGATGGCACAGTTTGCGACGAAAATGCCGTTTGTCGTCAAAGTGAGGGACATCGTTATTATTGCAAATGCAAAATTGGCTTTGCGGGAGACGGTTTGCACTGCGGACCTGATAAGGATTTAGATGGTTGGCCCGATTACGATTTGGGATGCGCCGATTTGAGATGTCGCAAAGATAATTGCGTGACGTTGCCGAATTCAGGACAAGAAGATTCCGATCATAATGGCATCGGGGATGCTTGCGATCCGCATTATCGGGCTCCAATTGAGATTGACGAGGATGACATTGATCACGATAGTATCTTGAATCATTATGACAATTGTCCACGGAAGGCGAATAAGAATCAAATGGATTCAGATGGCGATGGAATTGGAGat gtatgcGATAATTGTCCTAATATTGCAAATCCTTCACAAACTGACACAGATAACGATTTAGTTGGAGATGCTTGTGATAGTGACATCGATAGAGATTTTGATGGTATCCAAGATTCACAag ataattGCCCGAAAATTGCTAACAGCGATCAACTTGACACCGATAACGATGGTCGAGGCGATGCTTGTGACAACGACATGGATAACGACGGCGTTTTAAATCACGTCGACAATTGTCCTTTAGCTTACAATCCCGATCAAATCATGATTTGCGCTGACGATTGGGATTTGGATTCAATCCCGAATTATCTCGACAACTGCCCAAACAACTCAAAGATCTTCAGCACGGATTTCCGCACATACCAAACTGTCGTCTTGGATCCCGAAGGCGAATCTCAAATCGACCCGAATTGGGTAATTTACAACAAAGGAGCTGAAATCGTTCAAACGCAAAACAGCGATCCCGGCCTTGCTGTCGGCTACGATGCCTTTGGCGGCGTTGACTTTGAGGGAACTTTCTTCATTGACACGAACGTCGATGACGATTACGTCGGTTTTATCTTCGCCTATCAGAATAACAGGAAATTCTATACCGTAATGTGGAAGAAGAACATCCAAACGTATTGGCAAGCAACGCCATTCCGAGCAGCTGCTGAACCCGGCATCCAATTGAAACTCGTCGATAGTGCAACAGGTCCGGGTCAAATGCTGCGAAATAGTTTATGGCATACGGGCGACACGAAAGATCAAGTGAAGCTTTTGTGGAAGGATCCACAGAACGAGGGATGGAAAGAACGCACTGCTTATCGATGGCTTTTGTTGCATCGACCCAAAATCGGACTCATTCGTTTGCGCATCTTCAATGGCGAGAACATGGTTTCCGATTCTGGCAACATTTACGATAGCACACTCAAGGGCGGGCGCCTGGGAGTCTTCTGTTTCTCGCAAGAGATGATCATTTGGTCGGATTTGGTCTACAGATGTAACGATAACGTGCCAGAGACAATTTACCGCGAACTACCTCCAAAACTACAACGAGAAGTACAAATTGATTACAGAGACTAA
- the LOC134832547 gene encoding adipokinetic hormone/corazonin-related peptide receptor variant I isoform X1 has product MPNAITNSVIADQHDWATYDGDNSTDNTSLPIDMRFNDGHRLQIMVYSTLMLISAIGNLTVLTMLIKRRKPGSSRIEIMLTHLAIADLLVTFLLMPLEIGWAATVSWKAGDLMCRVMSFFRVFGLYLSSFILVCISIDRYFAVLKPLSLSENRGKIMIAVAWFLSCVCSTPQIFIFHLETHPNVTWYEQCVSYNIFENPRHETYYVFFGMFMMYAVPLTVVIFSYSSIYFEIFRRTRISNIDRFRRSSVEVLSRAKRRTLRMSFTIVLVFVVCWTPFYVMSIWYMLDRVGASAVDQRIQKCLFLFACTNSCMNPIVYGVYNIRNDRKNMSSQYGQNSKKMIRSRDSSRTICISMNFSSCGDSIEIPIQK; this is encoded by the exons ATGCCGAACGCCATAA ctAATTCCGTGATAGCGGATCAACATGACTGGGCGACGTACGATGGCGACAATTCAACCGATAACACAAGTCTGCCGATCGACATGCGATTTAATGATGGGCATCGCTTACAAATTATGGTCTATAGTACATTAATGTTGATTTCAGCCATAGGGAATCTTACTGTACTGACGATGTTGATAAAGCGTCGAAAACCGGGCTCGTCGAGAATTGAAATTATGTTGACACATTTGGCGATTGCCGATTTATTG GTGACATTCCTTTTGATGCCCTTAGAGATTGGATGGGCAGCTACCGTTAGTTGGAAGGCAGGCGATTTGATGTGTCGTGTGATG TCGTTTTTTAGAGTGTTTGGCCTGTATTTGTCGAGTTTTATACTAGTTTGCATATCAATCGATAG ATATTTTGCGGTGCTGAAACCGTTGTCCTTGTCGGAGAATCGTGGAAAAATCATGATTGCCGTTGCCTGGTTTCTCTCCTGCGTTTGCAGTACGCCACAG attttcatttttcatctgGAAACACATCCGAATGTCACGTGGTACGAGCAGTGTGTGTCCTACAACATCTTTGAAAATCCACGACACGAAACATATTATGTCTTTTTTGGCATGTTTATGATGTATGCCGTGCCATTAACAGTTGTCATTTTTTCCTATTCCTCCATTTACTTTGAGATATTTCGTCGAACGAGGATTTCCAATATCG ACCGCTTTCGACGATCCAGTGTTGAAGTGCTGAGTCGCGCCAAACGACGAACGTTGCGGATGAGTTTCACTATCGTGTTGGTGTTTGTCGTGTGTTg gACACCTTTTTATGTGATGAGCATTTG GTACATGCTAGATCGCGTTGGTGCGAGTGCCGTCGATCAGCGAATCCAAAAGTGTTTGTTCCTTTTTGCCTGCACAAATAGCTGCATGAATCCCATCGTCTACGGCGTTTACAACATTCGCAATGATAGAAAGAACATG tctaGTCAATATGgccaaaattccaaaaaaatgaTACGAAGTCGTGATTCTAGCAGGACAATTTGCATCAG taTGAATTTTTCCAGCTGTGGCGACTCAATAGAGATTCCGATACAGAAATGA
- the LOC134832547 gene encoding adipokinetic hormone/corazonin-related peptide receptor variant I isoform X2: MPNAITDQHDWATYDGDNSTDNTSLPIDMRFNDGHRLQIMVYSTLMLISAIGNLTVLTMLIKRRKPGSSRIEIMLTHLAIADLLVTFLLMPLEIGWAATVSWKAGDLMCRVMSFFRVFGLYLSSFILVCISIDRYFAVLKPLSLSENRGKIMIAVAWFLSCVCSTPQIFIFHLETHPNVTWYEQCVSYNIFENPRHETYYVFFGMFMMYAVPLTVVIFSYSSIYFEIFRRTRISNIDRFRRSSVEVLSRAKRRTLRMSFTIVLVFVVCWTPFYVMSIWYMLDRVGASAVDQRIQKCLFLFACTNSCMNPIVYGVYNIRNDRKNMSSQYGQNSKKMIRSRDSSRTICISMNFSSCGDSIEIPIQK; this comes from the exons ATGCCGAACGCCATAA CGGATCAACATGACTGGGCGACGTACGATGGCGACAATTCAACCGATAACACAAGTCTGCCGATCGACATGCGATTTAATGATGGGCATCGCTTACAAATTATGGTCTATAGTACATTAATGTTGATTTCAGCCATAGGGAATCTTACTGTACTGACGATGTTGATAAAGCGTCGAAAACCGGGCTCGTCGAGAATTGAAATTATGTTGACACATTTGGCGATTGCCGATTTATTG GTGACATTCCTTTTGATGCCCTTAGAGATTGGATGGGCAGCTACCGTTAGTTGGAAGGCAGGCGATTTGATGTGTCGTGTGATG TCGTTTTTTAGAGTGTTTGGCCTGTATTTGTCGAGTTTTATACTAGTTTGCATATCAATCGATAG ATATTTTGCGGTGCTGAAACCGTTGTCCTTGTCGGAGAATCGTGGAAAAATCATGATTGCCGTTGCCTGGTTTCTCTCCTGCGTTTGCAGTACGCCACAG attttcatttttcatctgGAAACACATCCGAATGTCACGTGGTACGAGCAGTGTGTGTCCTACAACATCTTTGAAAATCCACGACACGAAACATATTATGTCTTTTTTGGCATGTTTATGATGTATGCCGTGCCATTAACAGTTGTCATTTTTTCCTATTCCTCCATTTACTTTGAGATATTTCGTCGAACGAGGATTTCCAATATCG ACCGCTTTCGACGATCCAGTGTTGAAGTGCTGAGTCGCGCCAAACGACGAACGTTGCGGATGAGTTTCACTATCGTGTTGGTGTTTGTCGTGTGTTg gACACCTTTTTATGTGATGAGCATTTG GTACATGCTAGATCGCGTTGGTGCGAGTGCCGTCGATCAGCGAATCCAAAAGTGTTTGTTCCTTTTTGCCTGCACAAATAGCTGCATGAATCCCATCGTCTACGGCGTTTACAACATTCGCAATGATAGAAAGAACATG tctaGTCAATATGgccaaaattccaaaaaaatgaTACGAAGTCGTGATTCTAGCAGGACAATTTGCATCAG taTGAATTTTTCCAGCTGTGGCGACTCAATAGAGATTCCGATACAGAAATGA
- the LOC134832545 gene encoding protein Aatf → MSKKRTINDQIVEVLKPKESIDPEDVVYDENTVPKISAFDENDYEDAGKSIISEFRKRNAAVDLAKTDKKYQGEVVSRADLDKFMDSSEEEDDEGSDDDGKYATDTDDDEELNENDSEEEENEEEEEENDENEEDESQEEEENSEEEELKVDTSQILRPEAQGEKIRQGKAVKVQLQLWEKMLEMRIKSQKLLSLANSLPFGDVFDKLSSNEEFSEAISSTTDRLLTLLDKNRELQRTLVKQFPESKEISTEKASRKRKLKPNDTLEAKRAHLDSLWDDINQFTTNYTPYRNSVIQKWHDRTKIAANVKSLKNMESQSIVQKIDNILLNRNELIRKTQIYRGGYEIVGHPLEQPSIDVAAQNSEIPADDEATTQNDPFGIPVKKDTNVYVSEIYDDSDFYHQLLRELIEFKTSTSSNPQELEQKYQELHQLRNKMKKTVDTRASKGRKIRYVVHNKLVNFMAPVASDSWTEEAKTELYNSLFDKLMTQANEMDEKFIVA, encoded by the coding sequence ATAAGCGCTTTTGACGAAAATGACTACGAAGATGCAGGAAAATCCATCATTAGCGAGTTTCGGAAGCGAAATGCTGCTGTGGATTTAGCAAAAAcggataaaaaatatcaaggcGAAGTCGTTTCGCGAGCAGATTTGGATAAATTCATGGATTCGAGTGAAGAGGAAGACGACGAAGGGAGCGATGATGATGGGAAATATGCGACAGACACGGATGACGACGAGGAATTGAACGAAAATGACTCGGAAGAGGaggaaaatgaagaagaagaggaagaaaatgacgaaaatgaGGAAGATGAAagtcaagaagaagaagaaaattcggaagaagaagaattgaAGGTTGATACAAGTCAAATTTTACGCCCCGAAGCACAAGGAGAGAAAATTCGTCAAGGAAAAGCTGTCAAAGTTCAACTTCAGCTGTgggaaaaaatgttagaaatgcGAATCAAGTCACAAAAGTTACTTTCTTTAGCAAATAGTTTGCCTTTTGGTGacgtttttgacaaattaagcTCCAACGAGGAATTTTCTGAAGCAATTTCATCAACAACTGACCGTCTCTTGACTCTTCTTGACAAAAATCGGGAGTTACAACGAACTTTAGTGAAGCAATTCCCCGAATCGAAGGAAATTTCGACTGAAAAAGCATCGCGCAAGCGAAAATTGAAGCCAAATGACACTTTGGAAGCCAAAAGAGCTCATCTCGACTCTTTATGGGATGATATCAACCAGTTTACGACAAATTACACGCCTTACCGCAACTCCGTTATCCAAAAATGGCATGATCGAACGAAAATTGCCGCAAATGTGAAATCCCTCAAAAACATGGAAAGTCAAAGTATCGTGCAAAAAATCGACAATATCCTCCTGAATCGCAACGAACTCATcagaaaaactcaaatttatcGCGGCGGTTATGAAATTGTCGGGCATCCATTGGAACAACCCTCCATCGATGTCGCTGctcaaaattcagaaattcCCGCGGATGACGAGGCAACGACGCAAAATGATCCGTTTGGCATCCCCGTGAAGAAAGATACGAACGTTTATGTCTCCGAAATTTATGACGACTCGGATTTTTATCATCAGTTGTTGCGagaattgattgaatttaaaacaagTACGTCGAGCAATCCGCAAGAACTTGAGCAGAAATATCAGGAATTGCATCAGCTGAggaataaaatgaagaaaactgTCGATACAAGAGCGTCAAAGGGCAGGAAAATACGTTATGTGGTTCATAATAAATTGGTTAACTTTATGGCGCCGGTAGCTTCGGATTCGTGGACTGAAGAAGCGAAAACTGAATTGTATAATTCGTTGTTTGATAAGTTGATGACGCAAGCAAATGAAATGGATGAAAAGTTTATTGTTGCGtaa